A single Desulfovibrio gilichinskyi DNA region contains:
- a CDS encoding CgeB family protein has protein sequence MNSKKVLRILVVLPLYGGSLPVGRFCVAALKEMGHLVETFEAPEFYDAYNALDNLKVTSDRHQYLQNSFLQVLSQAVLAKTETFEPDMVLSMAQAPLTHQALKRLRRDNVLTAMWFVEDFRLFTYWQSFAPLYDIFAVIQKDHFFDKLKDIGVENTLYLPLAAHPEFHRPLDINSIDTRKYGSDVSFMGAGYPNRRMAFRTLIHHGLKIWGSEWEGDHVLDKYIQLGGRRVSSEECVKIFNATKINLNLHSSINVDNIVSDGDFINPRTFEIAACGAFQLVDRRKLMPEAFKDGELAYFDNLKDLDDKISYFLDHPEERKSYAEKGRKRVLADHTYVIRMQTLINFATEKILGWPKERESDTFFGQDFPEDIKNNVIQLIEKLGLPLSVNFEDLVSAVRMQHGELSPLDTAILFLDEWKKTYKR, from the coding sequence ATGAATTCAAAAAAAGTATTGAGAATATTGGTTGTGCTGCCGCTTTATGGTGGATCTTTGCCGGTTGGAAGGTTTTGCGTCGCCGCGCTTAAAGAGATGGGGCATCTCGTCGAAACTTTTGAAGCCCCTGAATTCTACGATGCCTACAATGCTCTTGATAACCTCAAAGTCACTTCTGACAGGCATCAATACTTACAGAACAGTTTTCTGCAAGTGTTGTCACAAGCCGTTTTGGCCAAGACTGAAACATTTGAGCCGGACATGGTGCTTTCCATGGCCCAGGCTCCGCTTACCCATCAGGCTCTTAAAAGGCTTCGCCGCGATAACGTTTTAACGGCCATGTGGTTTGTTGAAGACTTCAGACTTTTTACTTATTGGCAGAGTTTCGCGCCGCTTTATGATATTTTTGCAGTGATTCAGAAAGATCATTTTTTTGATAAACTTAAGGATATAGGAGTTGAAAACACTCTTTATCTCCCTTTGGCGGCGCATCCTGAATTTCACAGGCCGCTTGATATTAATTCAATTGATACACGTAAGTATGGCTCTGATGTCTCGTTCATGGGGGCTGGGTACCCTAACAGGCGTATGGCTTTTAGAACTCTTATCCACCACGGCCTCAAAATTTGGGGTTCTGAATGGGAAGGAGATCACGTCCTTGATAAGTATATTCAGCTTGGCGGCCGTAGAGTGTCGTCAGAGGAATGCGTAAAAATATTCAATGCGACAAAGATTAATTTAAACCTTCACTCTTCTATCAATGTGGATAATATTGTCAGTGATGGAGATTTTATCAACCCACGAACTTTTGAGATTGCCGCTTGCGGAGCCTTTCAATTAGTGGATCGTCGAAAGCTTATGCCTGAAGCTTTCAAGGATGGCGAACTCGCCTATTTTGATAATCTTAAGGATCTTGATGATAAAATCAGCTATTTTCTGGATCATCCGGAAGAAAGAAAGTCTTATGCTGAAAAAGGGCGCAAAAGGGTTCTTGCTGATCATACGTACGTAATCCGAATGCAGACACTGATTAATTTCGCTACGGAAAAAATTTTAGGATGGCCGAAAGAAAGAGAGTCTGATACATTTTTTGGACAGGATTTCCCTGAGGATATAAAAAATAATGTGATACAACTGATAGAGAAGTTAGGATTGCCCCTAAGCGTTAATTTTGAAGATCTTGTCAGTGCAGTTCGAATGCAGCATGGTGAATTAAGTCCTCTTGATACGGCAATTTTATTCTTGGACGAATGGAAAAAAACATACAAAAGATAA
- a CDS encoding CheR family methyltransferase — protein sequence MAALFSNRGFSGGIKISMLEFTQLRDIIYELFGIFLNDNRKYLVENRFSARINELNLKSFKEYIDYIKYDKNRVVELNKLADLITTNETSFFRDNPQLKVFTNDSLMEILDAKRKSGRLELKIWSAGCSSGEEPYTLSMILHEVLKTELPKWRIQITATDISSSVIEKAKKGEYTKYALKTTEAAITKKYFTESEEGVYQISPEIKRLVRFDKINLNDLTALKKVPKSDIIFCRNVIIYFDKEMKKRVLRAFYDNLIESGHLYVGHSESLHTITNTFKAKHHTGAISYRKV from the coding sequence ATGGCGGCACTTTTTTCAAATAGAGGCTTTAGTGGCGGAATTAAAATTTCCATGCTGGAGTTTACTCAATTAAGAGATATTATTTATGAATTATTCGGTATTTTCCTGAACGATAACAGAAAATATCTTGTGGAAAACAGATTTTCCGCTCGCATAAATGAGTTAAATTTAAAAAGCTTTAAAGAATACATTGATTATATAAAATATGATAAAAACCGGGTAGTTGAATTAAATAAACTTGCTGACCTCATTACAACAAATGAAACAAGTTTTTTCAGAGATAACCCGCAGCTTAAAGTTTTTACAAATGATTCATTGATGGAAATTCTTGATGCCAAACGTAAGTCAGGGCGTTTGGAACTCAAGATTTGGTCCGCAGGATGCTCATCAGGTGAAGAACCCTACACATTATCAATGATTCTACATGAAGTGCTGAAAACAGAGCTTCCTAAATGGCGTATTCAAATTACTGCCACGGATATTTCATCTTCTGTAATCGAAAAAGCTAAAAAAGGTGAATATACAAAATATGCGTTGAAAACGACAGAAGCTGCTATTACAAAAAAGTATTTTACAGAAAGTGAAGAAGGAGTTTATCAGATCAGCCCTGAAATCAAACGTCTGGTAAGGTTTGATAAGATCAATCTGAATGATCTTACCGCGCTAAAAAAAGTGCCTAAATCTGATATTATTTTTTGCAGAAATGTGATAATATATTTTGATAAAGAAATGAAAAAAAGAGTACTTAGAGCTTTTTACGACAATTTAATAGAAAGTGGACATTTATATGTCGGCCACTCTGAGTCTTTACATACGATAACAAATACCTTTAAAGCCAAACATCACACGGGTGCTATCTCTTACAGAAAGGTATAA
- a CDS encoding HDOD domain-containing protein, with protein sequence MRTVGIDDLEPGMILARDLLQSGRLLLPKGSVITNSNITFFQRQGIGKITVYSSPKSEPDEETLKKSFGYVRDYFMFVNHDHPAMIKMFDIAVYRTAIKLMEGWTLPTYEEQTVSELDDMRDLFFRDEGKVEDVVDAEIKIASFPDIFFKVKKVVDNPKASAQEIAAVVGLDVGISTQLLKLVNSPLYGFPSEVNSLVRAVTLVGSRELCTLALGLSTISYFKDIPPELIDMRTFWMHSLTCGVFSKIIAEKVKGVIPEVMFTAGLLHDVGKLIIFKKMPCSSIQAMLSARENFIPLVEAEDMTLGFNHTQVAKDMLRKWNFPTELTEIISNHHYPHTEEYKLQATILQVADNLANAIGISDGGMYVLPGIEDGAWELLGIDAESLTGIVEDYDLQIEELFQAFFC encoded by the coding sequence ATGCGTACTGTAGGCATTGATGATCTTGAACCGGGCATGATTTTAGCTAGAGACTTACTTCAATCAGGGAGATTGCTGCTTCCGAAAGGTTCAGTAATAACAAACAGTAATATAACTTTTTTTCAGCGGCAGGGTATAGGAAAAATTACTGTTTACAGTTCCCCTAAATCTGAACCTGATGAAGAAACTCTCAAAAAATCATTCGGATATGTTCGTGATTACTTTATGTTTGTAAACCATGATCATCCTGCGATGATTAAGATGTTTGATATAGCCGTTTACAGAACTGCCATAAAACTTATGGAAGGGTGGACTCTTCCTACGTATGAAGAGCAAACTGTTTCAGAACTTGATGACATGCGAGATCTTTTCTTCCGTGATGAAGGTAAAGTTGAAGATGTTGTTGATGCTGAAATTAAAATTGCTTCTTTTCCGGATATTTTCTTTAAAGTAAAAAAAGTTGTTGATAATCCGAAAGCTTCTGCTCAAGAGATTGCAGCTGTTGTCGGGCTTGATGTAGGTATTTCCACTCAGCTGTTGAAACTCGTAAATAGTCCTCTTTATGGATTCCCTTCCGAGGTCAACTCACTTGTACGCGCTGTTACTCTTGTCGGCAGCAGAGAGCTTTGCACTCTTGCTTTGGGGCTTTCAACTATAAGTTATTTTAAAGACATTCCGCCTGAACTTATTGATATGCGAACATTTTGGATGCATTCATTAACTTGCGGAGTTTTTTCTAAAATTATTGCTGAAAAGGTGAAAGGAGTTATTCCTGAAGTAATGTTTACCGCCGGATTACTGCATGATGTCGGTAAACTTATCATTTTTAAAAAAATGCCGTGCAGCTCTATTCAGGCAATGCTTTCTGCTCGTGAAAATTTTATTCCACTTGTTGAAGCAGAAGATATGACTTTGGGATTTAACCATACTCAAGTAGCAAAAGACATGCTGAGAAAATGGAATTTTCCTACAGAATTAACTGAAATTATTAGTAATCATCATTATCCGCACACGGAGGAGTATAAACTTCAGGCAACAATTCTTCAAGTTGCGGATAATTTAGCGAATGCTATCGGTATTTCTGACGGCGGAATGTATGTGCTTCCCGGGATTGAAGACGGAGCATGGGAATTGCTCGGAATTGACGCGGAAAGCCTGACAGGTATTGTTGAAGATTACGACCTCCAGATTGAGGAACTTTTCCAAGCTTTTTTTTGCTGA
- a CDS encoding sensor histidine kinase → MSSLKKIIIENILTSLSAGLMVISNIGKIIFLNRSACEILGLTLEEHIGSGWGELFITDDIHNIEFNQVIIDAITEQEVGRKHNVFFSLNNKKCTKRLSITSSFLTEDENTLGMVFLFEDVTDIYLSEEREKKMLSRNVELQKERAAGLDSLAQAVAHQVLNPTTVIGGLANLISRKLPSDDPLNRDIKVIAEEAKKLEELVKAVRSYSTIPTANTTEVETDVIFRHAVEITNKILSEIGEDITVKLESNIPFLRVDHDLFISAIIELLLNCSNFTPELSTDVRIKISQIKDIISIKIIDHGMGIEAQYLPYVLDPFFSTKAKGIGMGLSLVKKIIFEHHGKISIESAGELKGTTVTIYLPSSNGNGSCYS, encoded by the coding sequence ATGTCATCGTTAAAAAAAATTATTATCGAAAATATTCTCACCAGTCTTAGCGCCGGATTAATGGTTATTTCCAATATAGGGAAAATTATTTTTCTGAACAGATCCGCATGCGAAATACTCGGGCTTACTCTTGAGGAACATATCGGAAGCGGCTGGGGTGAATTGTTTATTACTGATGATATTCATAATATAGAATTTAATCAGGTTATTATTGACGCTATTACAGAGCAGGAAGTCGGACGGAAGCATAATGTTTTTTTCAGTCTTAATAATAAAAAGTGCACTAAAAGATTATCAATAACCTCCTCTTTTCTTACAGAAGATGAAAACACGTTAGGAATGGTTTTTCTTTTTGAAGACGTTACAGATATTTATCTTTCTGAAGAACGGGAAAAGAAGATGTTATCCAGAAATGTTGAACTGCAAAAAGAACGTGCAGCGGGGCTTGATAGTCTCGCACAAGCCGTTGCTCACCAAGTTTTAAACCCCACAACAGTCATCGGTGGACTTGCGAATTTAATTTCCAGAAAACTACCTTCAGATGATCCTTTGAATCGAGATATTAAGGTAATTGCTGAAGAAGCAAAGAAATTGGAAGAACTGGTAAAGGCTGTAAGAAGCTACTCCACTATTCCAACAGCAAATACTACAGAAGTTGAAACTGATGTTATTTTCAGACACGCAGTTGAAATTACGAATAAAATATTATCAGAAATAGGTGAAGATATTACCGTTAAACTGGAAAGTAATATACCTTTTCTAAGAGTAGACCATGATTTGTTTATTTCTGCTATTATTGAACTTTTACTGAATTGCAGTAATTTTACACCGGAACTTTCAACTGATGTCAGAATTAAAATTTCCCAAATAAAAGACATTATATCAATTAAAATAATTGATCACGGGATGGGAATTGAAGCTCAATACCTACCTTATGTACTCGATCCTTTCTTCTCAACAAAAGCGAAAGGAATCGGCATGGGACTTTCGCTTGTTAAAAAAATTATTTTCGAACATCACGGAAAAATCTCCATTGAAAGTGCCGGAGAACTTAAAGGGACAACCGTAACAATTTATCTGCCAAGCTCAAACGGTAACGGCAGTTGTTACTCGTAA
- a CDS encoding replication-associated recombination protein A codes for MKLELTDNQPLADRIRPTTLSQFVGQVHLRERIEAFERSKRLPSLLLFGPPGCGKSTLALLLAQSTGRHYMRLSAPEAGIAALRKQLAGMDILILDELHRFSKAQQDFFLPILESGEITLLATTTENPSFSVTKQLLSRLHVLRLRPLTKLDLVNIAKRATEELGFELKDESLNLISSMSGGDGRTLLNLLEYTSQLPEEKREPEKLRAILPETIIRGDRDGDSHYELASAMIKSIRGSDPDAALYYLGCLLESGEDPKFITRRLIISAGEDVGLADPSALTLAVSCQQAVEFIGMPEGFIPLSETVVYLALAPKSNTTYAAYHTVKQEIRQNGMLPVPLHLRNATSAIQKEWGYGRNYKYPHSFPKAWVEQSYLPPELSERSFYQSKDQGEEPRLNAWVKGQKRSAHPRMEPPSSRNSKK; via the coding sequence GTGAAGCTTGAGCTAACTGATAACCAGCCCCTTGCCGATCGTATACGCCCTACTACTTTATCTCAATTTGTAGGACAGGTGCATCTTCGTGAACGCATTGAAGCCTTTGAAAGATCAAAAAGATTACCGAGTTTATTGCTTTTCGGTCCTCCCGGATGCGGAAAGTCTACACTGGCATTGCTTCTCGCTCAGTCAACAGGTCGGCATTATATGCGACTAAGTGCGCCGGAAGCCGGGATTGCTGCACTTAGAAAGCAACTTGCCGGAATGGATATTCTCATTCTTGATGAGCTTCACCGTTTTTCAAAAGCTCAACAGGATTTTTTCCTCCCGATTCTAGAATCCGGGGAAATAACTTTACTGGCTACAACAACTGAAAATCCTTCGTTCAGCGTTACAAAGCAGCTTTTATCACGACTTCATGTTCTACGGCTTCGTCCTCTGACTAAGCTGGATTTAGTAAATATTGCTAAAAGAGCAACTGAGGAACTGGGCTTTGAATTAAAGGATGAAAGTTTGAATCTTATTTCTTCAATGTCAGGCGGAGACGGTCGAACTCTTCTTAATCTGCTTGAGTACACGTCACAGCTTCCTGAAGAAAAAAGAGAACCTGAAAAACTCAGAGCAATCCTGCCGGAAACAATTATCCGCGGTGATCGTGATGGTGATTCACATTATGAATTAGCTTCAGCCATGATTAAATCAATACGCGGGAGTGATCCGGATGCGGCCCTTTATTATTTGGGGTGTTTGCTTGAAAGCGGTGAAGATCCAAAATTTATCACCCGCAGGCTGATAATTTCTGCCGGTGAAGATGTAGGTCTTGCTGATCCTTCAGCTCTTACATTGGCCGTATCATGTCAGCAAGCTGTTGAATTTATTGGTATGCCTGAAGGATTTATTCCTCTTTCGGAAACAGTTGTATACCTCGCGCTTGCTCCCAAAAGTAATACAACCTATGCGGCCTATCATACAGTGAAGCAGGAAATAAGGCAAAACGGAATGCTCCCTGTTCCACTTCATCTTAGAAATGCCACATCTGCTATCCAAAAAGAATGGGGATATGGCCGCAATTATAAATATCCGCACTCGTTTCCCAAGGCTTGGGTTGAGCAGAGTTATCTGCCGCCTGAACTTTCTGAACGTTCTTTCTATCAATCGAAAGATCAAGGTGAAGAACCTCGTCTTAACGCATGGGTAAAAGGTCAGAAAAGATCTGCGCACCCAAGAATGGAACCTCCTTCCAGCCGGAATTCTAAAAAATAA
- a CDS encoding 16S rRNA (uracil(1498)-N(3))-methyltransferase, translating into MARLNSFYISPENWISPFILEGSEARHMCKVLRTREGDSVRLFDGIGREGLFKVESISKNRVILQLDSESIQNDSRGLTLAIGWNKSNRRNWLLEKSVELQARGLIFFQSEFSQGKVPEIPKDTWHEKNVAAAKQCGNVWLPKIETLSGNIEALIEKSKEFSNKIILWEKAEIETVPDYGVFAQESTLAVIGPEGGFSAHEAELLLNNEFKKCSLGDSILRWETAALLCLGAAYLEKQKQSS; encoded by the coding sequence ATGGCCCGCCTAAATTCATTTTATATCTCACCGGAAAATTGGATTTCACCTTTTATACTTGAAGGTAGTGAAGCCAGACATATGTGCAAAGTCCTTCGCACCCGCGAAGGTGACTCTGTACGGCTTTTTGACGGGATCGGCAGAGAAGGTCTCTTCAAAGTTGAAAGCATTTCTAAAAACCGCGTAATATTACAGCTTGATAGTGAAAGCATTCAAAATGATTCTCGCGGTCTCACTCTGGCTATCGGCTGGAATAAATCTAATAGAAGAAATTGGTTACTGGAAAAAAGTGTTGAACTTCAAGCACGTGGGCTTATTTTTTTCCAGAGTGAATTCAGTCAGGGCAAAGTTCCTGAAATTCCCAAAGATACGTGGCATGAAAAGAATGTTGCTGCGGCTAAGCAATGCGGAAATGTTTGGCTTCCTAAAATTGAAACATTGTCGGGAAATATTGAAGCTTTGATTGAAAAATCCAAAGAGTTCTCTAATAAAATTATTTTATGGGAAAAGGCTGAAATAGAAACTGTACCGGACTATGGCGTTTTTGCGCAAGAATCGACTTTGGCAGTAATTGGGCCGGAAGGCGGATTCAGTGCACATGAAGCAGAATTACTGCTAAATAACGAATTTAAAAAATGCAGTCTCGGGGACAGTATTCTACGGTGGGAAACTGCGGCTCTCTTATGTCTTGGAGCGGCCTACCTTGAAAAACAAAAGCAATCCTCATAA
- the lysA gene encoding diaminopimelate decarboxylase, translating to MNHFEFKNNELFAENVNISELAKEYGTPLYVYSAATFRRHFKAFDSAFNGLDHLTCFSVKANSNLSLLKLLAEQGAGMDIVSGGELYRALKAGVPANRIVYSGVGKKAYEIAEALKADILMFNVESVAELHNINEVAISMNKTARISFRINPDVDPKTHPYISTGMKKNKFGLDMETALTAYQTAKKLSNIEPIGMDCHIGSQLTTIEPFLEALDKLLAFKDKLSDIGIEISHFDLGGGLGITYDDEQPPHPKEFGEALTKALEGRNLKVILEPGRVISGNAGILVTEVIYTKSTPTKNFLIVDAGMNDLIRPSLYQSFHNISEVVKHDRSNVEVDVVGPICESGDFLAHDRELPEMKQGELLAVYSAGAYGFTMSSNYNSRLRAAEIIVDGDDIIVARRRETYEDLLNLES from the coding sequence ATGAATCATTTCGAATTTAAAAATAATGAACTTTTCGCAGAAAATGTAAATATTTCAGAATTGGCGAAAGAGTACGGCACACCACTCTATGTCTATTCTGCTGCAACTTTTCGCAGACATTTTAAAGCTTTTGATTCAGCTTTTAATGGTTTGGATCACCTCACATGTTTCTCAGTAAAAGCTAATTCCAACTTAAGCCTTCTTAAGTTGCTTGCCGAACAAGGCGCAGGGATGGATATTGTTTCCGGCGGAGAATTATACAGAGCTCTTAAAGCAGGTGTTCCTGCTAACCGCATTGTTTACTCCGGCGTAGGTAAAAAAGCATACGAAATTGCTGAAGCTCTTAAAGCCGACATACTTATGTTCAACGTTGAGTCTGTTGCGGAACTTCATAATATCAATGAAGTCGCAATCTCTATGAATAAAACGGCCAGAATCAGTTTCCGTATCAACCCTGACGTTGATCCAAAGACTCATCCTTACATTTCTACCGGAATGAAAAAGAATAAATTCGGCCTTGATATGGAGACCGCTCTTACTGCTTATCAAACAGCAAAAAAATTATCTAATATCGAACCAATCGGAATGGATTGTCACATCGGTTCACAGCTGACAACCATTGAGCCTTTCCTCGAAGCTCTTGATAAACTTCTGGCATTTAAAGATAAACTTTCCGATATTGGCATTGAAATCAGTCATTTTGACCTTGGCGGCGGACTCGGTATCACTTATGATGATGAACAGCCTCCTCACCCTAAAGAATTTGGTGAAGCATTAACAAAAGCACTTGAAGGTCGAAACCTTAAAGTTATACTTGAACCCGGTAGAGTTATTTCCGGAAATGCAGGGATTTTGGTTACTGAAGTAATTTATACCAAGAGCACCCCTACAAAGAATTTCCTTATCGTAGATGCCGGAATGAATGATCTCATCCGCCCTTCTCTTTATCAGTCGTTCCACAACATATCCGAAGTTGTGAAACACGATCGGTCAAATGTAGAAGTTGATGTTGTCGGCCCTATTTGTGAATCCGGTGATTTTCTTGCTCATGATCGCGAACTGCCTGAAATGAAACAGGGTGAACTTCTTGCCGTATATTCCGCCGGAGCTTATGGCTTCACAATGTCATCCAACTATAACTCACGCCTCAGAGCTGCTGAGATTATTGTTGATGGAGATGATATTATCGTTGCACGCAGAAGAGAGACATACGAGGATCTTCTTAATCTGGAATCTTAA
- the mutS gene encoding DNA mismatch repair protein MutS, producing the protein MFEQYLQIKEDHPDSLLFYRMGDFYELFFEDAEIAARELQISLTCRNPNSEVKTPMCGVPHHAVDAYLSRLLEKGYKIALCDQIEDPKLAKGLVKRAVTRIFTPGTVVEDSTLSAKANNFLAALIWDEAKSAGGLAWIDFSTGQWSGVLSKTEADLWQWAIKVGPKELILQQGKVVPTHYGEIDARITPAPSAGFFNLKTARDNILEVQNVADLEALDLEDKPQLTQACGALIAYLRQTQMQELSHLGEFRPLSLSKYMILDEVTERNLELFRRLDGKTGKGTLLAVLDKTMTPMGGRLLSTRLKQPWRDLAPIEHNQKAVTFFYENDSVRATIRKLLDTIYDLERLSTRVVLGRANPKDFISLKESLKNLPPMQYELQTAITSVEETNSIAVAQALRTIVAKWDSMSDVTDLLEKAMVDSPPPVITEGGLFKLGYNAELDEFIELTEHGEAKLAELLEHEKESCDLPKLKIGYNKVFGYYFEISKAFKGQVPDYFERRQTLVNCERYISPQLKELEDKLISASEQRKKLEYNLFQAIRDEVAKNRSRFMFMADAISAIDFWQGLAEAARINRWVCPEVHAGMEVVVSEGRHPVVEAVQGSANYIPNNLTIDEKRRILLITGPNMAGKSTVLRQIALMGIMAQMGSYIPASSGRIGLMDRVFSRVGASDNLAQGQSTFMVEMMETARILRQASKRSLVILDEIGRGTSTFDGLALAWAVVEELSKRARGGIRTLFATHYHELTSLEGVIDGLRNFNIAVREWKGDILFLRRLVPGPADKSYGIEVAKLAGVPKPVVSRAREILANLEEKSHDSNLRSGTQTTIVQSILPGMIASGTNDKKDIPPEDHEIIKELRHLDINGLSPIEAITLLNQWKKSLGDN; encoded by the coding sequence ATGTTCGAGCAGTATCTCCAGATTAAGGAAGATCATCCCGACTCACTCCTTTTTTACAGGATGGGCGACTTTTACGAACTTTTTTTTGAAGATGCGGAGATCGCTGCCCGTGAGCTGCAGATTTCGCTTACCTGTAGAAATCCTAACTCCGAAGTGAAAACACCCATGTGCGGTGTTCCGCATCATGCTGTAGATGCATATCTTTCACGTCTTCTTGAAAAAGGTTACAAAATTGCGCTTTGCGATCAAATTGAAGACCCTAAGTTAGCAAAAGGATTAGTTAAAAGAGCTGTAACACGAATTTTCACACCCGGAACGGTTGTTGAAGATTCTACGCTAAGTGCTAAAGCGAACAATTTTCTTGCCGCCCTTATCTGGGACGAAGCAAAGTCTGCCGGCGGTCTTGCCTGGATAGATTTTTCTACAGGGCAATGGAGTGGAGTTTTAAGTAAAACGGAAGCCGATTTATGGCAGTGGGCTATAAAGGTCGGCCCGAAAGAACTTATTCTTCAGCAGGGCAAAGTTGTTCCTACCCATTATGGGGAGATAGATGCACGCATAACCCCTGCCCCGTCTGCCGGATTTTTTAATCTGAAAACAGCCCGTGATAATATTTTAGAAGTTCAAAATGTTGCTGATCTGGAAGCACTTGATCTTGAAGATAAACCGCAACTGACACAGGCTTGCGGCGCACTTATTGCTTACCTTCGTCAGACACAGATGCAGGAGCTCAGCCATTTAGGTGAGTTTAGACCTCTAAGCTTATCTAAATATATGATACTGGATGAAGTAACCGAAAGAAACCTTGAGCTGTTCAGACGCCTTGACGGAAAAACAGGCAAAGGCACACTTTTAGCTGTTTTAGATAAAACAATGACTCCTATGGGCGGAAGACTTCTTTCTACCCGCTTAAAGCAGCCTTGGCGCGATTTGGCACCGATCGAACATAATCAAAAAGCGGTAACTTTTTTTTATGAGAATGATTCTGTACGCGCAACGATCCGTAAACTTTTAGATACTATTTACGATCTGGAACGCCTTTCGACACGTGTTGTTCTCGGTAGAGCCAATCCTAAAGATTTTATAAGTCTCAAAGAGAGTCTTAAAAATTTACCTCCGATGCAGTATGAACTGCAAACAGCAATTACGTCAGTTGAAGAAACTAATTCTATCGCAGTTGCGCAGGCTCTTAGGACTATTGTCGCCAAATGGGATTCAATGTCTGACGTTACGGACCTTTTAGAAAAAGCAATGGTAGACTCCCCGCCTCCGGTGATTACGGAGGGAGGTCTTTTCAAGCTTGGCTACAACGCTGAACTTGACGAATTTATTGAGCTGACAGAGCACGGCGAAGCTAAACTTGCAGAGCTGCTTGAGCATGAAAAAGAAAGTTGCGATCTGCCGAAGCTTAAAATCGGGTATAATAAAGTTTTCGGATATTATTTTGAAATATCAAAAGCATTCAAAGGACAGGTGCCTGATTACTTTGAACGACGCCAGACCCTTGTAAACTGTGAAAGATATATTTCTCCTCAGCTAAAAGAGCTTGAAGATAAACTTATTTCAGCATCTGAACAGCGTAAGAAGCTGGAATATAATCTTTTCCAAGCTATACGAGATGAAGTCGCCAAAAATCGCAGCCGTTTTATGTTCATGGCTGATGCCATATCAGCAATAGATTTCTGGCAAGGACTCGCTGAAGCTGCCCGCATCAATAGGTGGGTGTGCCCGGAAGTACATGCCGGAATGGAAGTTGTCGTATCAGAAGGTCGTCACCCTGTTGTTGAAGCTGTGCAAGGTTCTGCAAACTATATTCCCAACAACCTTACAATTGATGAAAAACGCCGTATTTTGCTTATTACCGGTCCGAATATGGCTGGTAAATCAACTGTTCTTCGGCAAATTGCACTTATGGGAATAATGGCCCAGATGGGTTCCTACATCCCTGCTTCAAGTGGGCGAATCGGACTTATGGACCGCGTTTTTTCAAGGGTTGGAGCATCGGATAATCTAGCGCAAGGGCAATCCACATTCATGGTTGAAATGATGGAAACAGCTCGCATTTTAAGACAGGCTTCAAAACGCAGTCTTGTTATTCTTGATGAAATAGGACGCGGAACGAGTACCTTTGACGGGCTTGCTTTAGCATGGGCTGTTGTGGAAGAACTTTCAAAAAGAGCTCGCGGTGGTATTCGCACACTTTTCGCAACGCATTATCATGAACTGACTTCTCTTGAAGGTGTTATTGACGGGCTTAGGAACTTCAATATTGCTGTCAGGGAATGGAAAGGTGATATTCTTTTTTTAAGACGCCTTGTTCCGGGACCTGCTGACAAAAGTTATGGTATTGAAGTCGCTAAACTAGCAGGTGTTCCAAAACCTGTTGTTTCACGGGCAAGAGAAATTCTTGCGAATCTCGAAGAAAAATCACATGATAGCAACTTGCGCTCCGGCACACAGACTACTATTGTGCAAAGCATACTGCCGGGAATGATTGCTTCCGGCACAAATGATAAAAAGGATATTCCACCTGAAGATCACGAAATAATTAAAGAACTTCGTCATCTTGATATAAATGGATTATCACCGATTGAAGCTATTACTCTGCTGAATCAGTGGAAAAAATCACTGGGAGATAATTGA